A region of Granulibacter bethesdensis DNA encodes the following proteins:
- a CDS encoding Hsp20 family protein: MSTRLFTSPMFLGFDHLEQMLERASKNTSDGYPPYNIEQFSQAELRITLAVAGFSMDELQITQEDNQLVIRGRQADDSQGRVFLHRGIAARQFQRAFVLAEGIEIKGAWMDNGLLHIDIARPQPETKIRTIPIRSPSAPVAPIVERISNGQ, encoded by the coding sequence GTGTCAACCCGACTGTTCACTTCCCCCATGTTTCTGGGGTTCGATCATCTGGAACAAATGCTGGAACGTGCATCCAAAAACACGTCAGACGGCTATCCTCCCTATAATATCGAGCAGTTCAGTCAGGCAGAACTCCGTATCACTCTTGCAGTGGCCGGATTCAGCATGGACGAGTTGCAGATCACGCAGGAGGATAACCAGCTCGTCATTCGCGGGCGTCAGGCCGACGACAGTCAGGGTCGGGTTTTCCTGCATCGCGGCATCGCTGCCAGACAGTTCCAGCGTGCCTTCGTGCTCGCCGAGGGAATTGAGATTAAAGGCGCCTGGATGGATAACGGGTTGCTGCATATTGATATTGCGAGGCCTCAGCCGGAGACAAAAATCCGCACCATTCCCATCCGTAGCCCCAGCGCACCCGTTGCCCCTATTGTCGAGCGTATTTCGAACGGACAATAA
- a CDS encoding tetratricopeptide repeat protein: MSLQQALIALRSGQAAACETICRRLLANRTASADQARLLLGLALAVQEEKAESLELLLGVARAHPQAAHPFRDLAGLMHGRDHAMEVLLIAAGAHASEDANLAIFHAEWLELRGRKQAAEARLVQFLTQASLKKSAGEAAVLRAYALLLAGRNALPEAREAMKRATALEPNHAAGWTNLANILTALKDFPAAQQAHDRAAACAPNDPRMRMNRALTLLKAGRYAEGWADYEARLAIGDRLMFPVSSLLQKEECRSGLDGVRILVVSEQGFGDTIQFLRYIPLLAARGARVRLFVPPELVTVAETVAGVESVAGMDGIAPAFDRHVPMMSLPYLLDVAFVPMHEPYLAVSESRARHWRELLPPRPARGRIGLVWAGASRNHPDATAIDRRRSMSLQDLASLAEIPDMVFVNLQMGPPSIQAQEKHAFRFAPDITGQIRDFADSAAILSMLDALVTVDTSIAHLGGALGVPVLMLDRLDHCWRWSDPCELISTVPNTETGGLKTRWYPSMQLFRQTTPMDWQEPVKCLHNTLRVLSLQ, translated from the coding sequence TTGAGTCTCCAGCAGGCTTTGATAGCATTGCGGTCGGGACAGGCCGCCGCATGCGAAACCATCTGTCGTCGCCTGCTGGCAAACAGGACCGCCTCTGCCGATCAGGCCCGTCTATTGTTGGGGCTGGCTCTGGCAGTGCAGGAAGAAAAAGCTGAATCGCTGGAGCTTCTGTTGGGCGTGGCCCGTGCTCATCCACAGGCAGCGCATCCGTTTCGTGATCTTGCCGGATTGATGCATGGCCGTGACCACGCCATGGAGGTACTCCTGATCGCCGCAGGGGCGCATGCGTCGGAGGATGCAAATCTCGCCATTTTTCATGCAGAATGGCTGGAGCTCCGAGGCCGTAAACAGGCGGCTGAAGCGCGTCTTGTACAGTTCCTGACCCAGGCGAGCCTGAAAAAATCCGCCGGAGAGGCTGCCGTCCTGCGTGCTTATGCTCTGCTGCTGGCAGGGCGTAACGCTCTGCCCGAAGCAAGGGAGGCGATGAAGCGTGCCACCGCGCTGGAGCCGAACCATGCTGCCGGATGGACCAATCTGGCGAATATTCTGACGGCGCTGAAAGACTTCCCGGCTGCTCAGCAGGCTCATGACCGGGCTGCTGCCTGCGCCCCCAACGATCCACGCATGCGGATGAACCGGGCCTTGACCCTTTTGAAAGCAGGCCGTTATGCGGAGGGATGGGCTGATTACGAAGCCCGTCTGGCAATCGGAGATCGCCTCATGTTTCCGGTTTCTTCTCTGTTGCAGAAAGAAGAATGCCGATCCGGGCTGGATGGTGTGCGTATACTGGTCGTTTCTGAGCAGGGTTTTGGCGATACCATCCAATTTCTCCGCTATATTCCGCTCCTTGCTGCCCGTGGCGCACGGGTGCGGCTGTTTGTGCCTCCTGAACTGGTTACTGTGGCGGAGACAGTGGCGGGGGTGGAAAGCGTGGCAGGCATGGATGGCATTGCGCCCGCTTTTGACCGTCATGTGCCGATGATGAGTTTGCCTTATCTGCTGGATGTCGCTTTTGTTCCGATGCATGAACCATATCTTGCGGTTTCAGAATCGCGTGCCCGACACTGGCGGGAGCTGCTTCCTCCCCGTCCGGCGCGTGGGCGGATCGGTCTGGTCTGGGCCGGGGCCTCACGCAATCATCCTGATGCCACCGCCATTGATCGACGTCGCAGTATGTCTTTGCAGGATCTGGCATCGCTGGCAGAAATTCCGGATATGGTTTTCGTCAATCTACAGATGGGGCCTCCATCTATTCAGGCGCAGGAAAAGCACGCTTTTCGCTTTGCCCCTGACATTACTGGTCAGATCAGGGATTTTGCTGACAGCGCTGCTATTCTGAGTATGCTTGACGCACTGGTGACTGTGGATACATCCATTGCCCATCTTGGAGGTGCATTGGGGGTGCCGGTGCTGATGCTGGATCGGCTGGACCATTGCTGGCGCTGGTCAGACCCCTGTGAATTGATATCCACTGTGCCGAATACTGAAACCGGTGGGTTGAAAACGCGATGGTATCCGTCGATGCAGCTGTTCCGCCAAACCACCCCGATGGACTGGCAGGAGCCTGTTAAGTGCCTGCACAACACATTGCGCGTGTTATCGCTGCAATAA
- the fmt gene encoding methionyl-tRNA formyltransferase, with product MAERLTLAFMGSPDFSVPALHALHQAGHHIAAVYTQPPRPAGRGHRLTPCPVHRAAEALGLEVRHPSRLKNAPDEHEAFRALNLDAAVVAAYGLILPRVMLDTPKRGCLNIHASLLPRWRGASPIQSAILAGDTESGVTIMRMEEGLDTGPMLLKRAVPITETTTTPELHDALAAAGAEAILHVLETRPDGESQDDTLACYAPKLSRADGMLDWSQPAAVLARRVRALNPWPGTFSGGLKILAAHAVTEASGIPGTVIGTGDDRLLIACGEGALCLDKVQKPGRPALDAAAFLRGHQLPAGIRLDEHGFS from the coding sequence ATGGCGGAACGTCTGACCCTCGCCTTCATGGGCAGTCCGGATTTTTCAGTCCCCGCACTGCATGCCCTGCATCAGGCGGGACACCACATTGCCGCCGTCTATACCCAGCCCCCGCGTCCGGCAGGGCGAGGCCACCGCCTGACCCCCTGCCCCGTCCATCGCGCTGCGGAGGCGCTGGGGCTGGAAGTCCGCCACCCGTCACGGCTGAAAAATGCCCCTGATGAGCATGAGGCTTTCCGGGCGCTGAACCTCGACGCTGCCGTGGTGGCGGCCTACGGGCTGATCCTGCCCCGGGTGATGCTGGATACGCCGAAGCGCGGTTGCCTGAACATTCATGCCAGCCTGCTGCCGCGCTGGCGTGGCGCCTCTCCGATCCAGAGCGCTATTCTGGCGGGCGATACCGAAAGCGGCGTTACCATCATGCGCATGGAAGAAGGGCTCGACACCGGTCCGATGCTGCTGAAGCGCGCCGTACCGATCACCGAAACCACCACCACGCCAGAACTGCATGATGCCCTTGCCGCAGCGGGCGCCGAAGCGATCCTGCATGTGCTGGAGACCCGGCCGGACGGCGAGAGTCAGGATGATACCCTTGCCTGCTATGCCCCCAAGCTGAGCCGCGCTGACGGCATGCTGGACTGGTCCCAGCCTGCCGCCGTGCTGGCAAGGCGCGTGCGGGCGCTCAATCCATGGCCGGGAACATTCAGTGGTGGCCTGAAGATTCTCGCGGCCCATGCGGTGACAGAGGCGTCCGGCATACCCGGCACCGTGATCGGCACCGGAGATGACAGGTTGCTGATCGCCTGTGGTGAAGGTGCGCTTTGCCTGGACAAGGTACAGAAACCGGGCCGCCCGGCGCTGGATGCCGCCGCGTTCCTGCGGGGCCATCAACTGCCGGCGGGAATCAGGCTGGATGAGCATGGGTTTTCCTGA
- a CDS encoding DUF1150 family protein, with protein MAHPSFRPSRDIPADSMMSDTTGMFDIRRISPKELAMLGVSQVAYIKPVIVDGNSLFSIHAADGTAMALAEECAAAFEAIQDHDMIPTYIH; from the coding sequence ATGGCTCATCCCAGTTTTCGCCCCAGCCGTGATATTCCGGCAGATTCCATGATGTCGGACACCACTGGCATGTTCGATATTCGCCGTATCTCACCCAAGGAACTCGCAATGCTTGGTGTTTCTCAGGTTGCTTATATCAAGCCAGTTATTGTTGATGGAAATTCACTTTTTTCCATTCATGCTGCCGATGGCACCGCTATGGCGCTGGCCGAGGAGTGTGCTGCGGCTTTTGAAGCCATTCAGGATCACGATATGATACCGACTTACATTCATTGA
- the dapE gene encoding succinyl-diaminopimelate desuccinylase: MSDPLALAQALLRCPSVTPVDAGAQSVLAQALTAQGFTVTPLPFGDIVNFYAKRVGTRPGPHLCFAGHTDVVPPGDAPWSVDAFAGEVHDGVLIGRGACDMKGGIASFVAACAGRPDHPGTISLLITGDEEGVATDGTVRVLDWMRQAGEIPDFCVVGEPTNPARLGEVIKIGRRGSLNATLTVRGRQGHVAYPHRADNPLPRLVAALHALATTRLDDGMEGFEPSSLQLTTVDVGNPATNVIPEQAQARLNIRFNPLHHGADLTRWLRGIVRDHAPDAEVDIAISGEAFVTDPDRDPRPGASHGIAALRRAIQQITGLSPRLDTGGGTSDARFITHLCPVVEFGLVGATMHQRDEAVAVQDLRDLTRIYEALLDLYLGKDGS; the protein is encoded by the coding sequence ATGTCTGATCCTTTGGCGCTGGCACAGGCGCTGCTGCGTTGTCCCTCCGTCACGCCGGTTGATGCGGGGGCGCAGTCCGTGCTGGCACAGGCTCTGACGGCGCAGGGCTTTACGGTTACGCCGTTGCCTTTCGGGGATATTGTCAATTTCTATGCCAAACGGGTCGGTACACGGCCCGGCCCGCATCTCTGCTTTGCCGGGCATACGGATGTCGTGCCGCCCGGTGATGCCCCATGGAGTGTGGATGCCTTTGCTGGCGAAGTGCATGACGGTGTTCTGATCGGCCGCGGCGCCTGCGACATGAAAGGCGGGATTGCCAGTTTTGTTGCTGCCTGTGCGGGCCGCCCTGATCATCCCGGCACGATCAGCCTGCTGATCACCGGGGATGAGGAGGGGGTTGCCACAGATGGCACCGTGCGCGTGCTCGACTGGATGCGGCAGGCCGGAGAAATCCCGGATTTCTGCGTAGTGGGGGAGCCAACCAATCCGGCGCGTCTGGGAGAGGTCATCAAGATTGGCAGGCGCGGCAGCCTGAATGCCACGCTGACTGTGCGTGGACGGCAGGGCCATGTCGCCTATCCGCATCGGGCTGATAATCCGCTGCCCCGTCTGGTGGCGGCGCTGCACGCCCTGGCGACCACGCGGCTGGATGACGGCATGGAAGGGTTTGAGCCTTCCTCATTGCAACTGACGACGGTGGATGTCGGTAATCCGGCCACCAATGTCATTCCGGAACAGGCGCAGGCACGGTTGAATATCCGCTTCAATCCGCTGCATCACGGTGCTGACCTGACGAGATGGCTGCGCGGAATCGTGCGGGATCATGCGCCGGATGCGGAGGTGGATATCGCCATTTCCGGTGAGGCTTTCGTCACGGACCCTGATCGCGATCCGCGCCCCGGCGCCAGCCATGGCATCGCGGCGTTGCGGAGGGCGATCCAGCAGATCACCGGCCTGTCACCCCGGCTGGATACGGGGGGTGGCACATCGGATGCGCGGTTCATCACCCATCTGTGCCCTGTCGTGGAGTTTGGTCTGGTGGGGGCCACCATGCATCAGCGGGACGAGGCAGTTGCGGTGCAGGATCTGCGGGATCTGACCAGAATTTATGAAGCCCTGCTGGATCTCTATCTCGGAAAGGACGGCTCATGA
- the hpf gene encoding ribosome hibernation-promoting factor, HPF/YfiA family, giving the protein MHITVSGKQIDLSDALQERVASQLDTISRKYFDQALEAQVTFSRLRSFFICDINLHAGRGLVLRGEGEAADANGAFDDAAEHIAKRLRRYRRRMNAHARDMTHRKKPELAREYILREEDESAAPEAPAKHDDALSETYATVVAEAPTDINILTVRDAVMRMDLADQPVMMFRNSATGTLNVVYRRTDGHVGWIDTQSGNPG; this is encoded by the coding sequence ATGCATATTACGGTTTCCGGCAAGCAGATCGATCTATCCGACGCCCTGCAGGAGCGCGTTGCCAGTCAGCTCGATACCATCAGCCGAAAATACTTTGATCAGGCGCTGGAGGCTCAAGTCACCTTCAGCCGCCTGCGCAGTTTTTTCATCTGTGATATCAATCTGCATGCAGGACGAGGCCTGGTCCTGCGTGGCGAAGGCGAAGCCGCTGACGCAAATGGTGCTTTCGATGATGCCGCCGAACATATTGCCAAACGCCTGCGCCGTTATCGCCGCCGTATGAACGCACATGCGCGGGATATGACTCATCGCAAAAAACCAGAGCTGGCGCGGGAATATATTCTGCGCGAGGAAGATGAAAGCGCTGCCCCCGAAGCTCCGGCCAAGCATGATGACGCTCTTTCAGAAACATACGCCACGGTAGTGGCCGAGGCGCCAACTGACATTAATATCCTTACGGTACGGGATGCCGTGATGCGCATGGACCTCGCGGATCAGCCGGTTATGATGTTCCGCAACAGCGCCACTGGCACTCTTAACGTTGTCTATCGACGCACGGATGGACATGTCGGCTGGATTGATACGCAGTCAGGCAATCCCGGCTGA
- the dapD gene encoding 2,3,4,5-tetrahydropyridine-2,6-dicarboxylate N-succinyltransferase, protein MSIDSLRDSIDRLWENREGLSSATTGEARDAVEEALRLLDSGQVRVAEPKAEGGWSVNQWLKKAVLLSFRLTDSTPAPGFGAVASYDKVPLKFEGWDQARFAQGGFRVVPGAVVRRSAYIAPGVVLMPSFVNVGAYVDSGTMIDTWATVGSCAQVGKNCHISGGTGIGGVLEPLQAGPVVIEDNVFIGARSEVAEGVVVEQGSVISMGVFIGASTKIIDRATGEVLYGRVPAYSVVVPGSLPGKPLPDGTPGPSLACAVIVKRVDERTRSKTSINELLRA, encoded by the coding sequence ATGAGCATCGACAGCCTGCGGGATAGCATTGATCGCCTTTGGGAAAACCGGGAGGGTCTGTCCTCCGCCACGACAGGTGAGGCACGGGACGCGGTCGAAGAAGCTCTGCGTTTGCTTGATTCCGGCCAGGTGCGCGTCGCGGAACCGAAGGCCGAAGGTGGCTGGTCGGTTAATCAGTGGCTGAAGAAGGCGGTGCTGCTGTCTTTTCGTCTGACCGATTCCACTCCGGCGCCGGGATTTGGTGCGGTGGCCTCCTATGACAAGGTGCCGCTGAAGTTCGAAGGCTGGGATCAGGCCCGCTTTGCTCAGGGCGGCTTCCGCGTCGTTCCTGGCGCAGTCGTGCGCCGCAGCGCGTATATCGCACCGGGCGTCGTGCTGATGCCGAGCTTCGTGAATGTCGGCGCGTATGTCGACAGCGGCACGATGATCGATACATGGGCAACGGTCGGAAGCTGTGCGCAGGTGGGTAAAAACTGCCATATCAGCGGTGGCACCGGTATTGGCGGCGTGCTGGAGCCGTTGCAGGCCGGTCCGGTGGTGATTGAGGACAACGTGTTCATCGGCGCCCGCTCCGAGGTTGCGGAAGGCGTGGTTGTGGAACAGGGCAGCGTGATTTCAATGGGCGTGTTCATCGGCGCGTCCACCAAGATCATCGACCGTGCGACCGGTGAGGTTCTGTATGGCCGCGTTCCGGCCTACTCTGTGGTTGTTCCCGGCTCACTCCCCGGAAAGCCGCTGCCGGATGGGACGCCCGGTCCTTCTCTGGCCTGTGCGGTGATCGTGAAGCGAGTGGATGAGCGCACCCGTTCCAAGACCTCGATCAACGAGCTGCTGCGGGCCTGA
- the parE gene encoding DNA topoisomerase IV subunit B — protein MNDLFGGAKSPPPSQRGAKQRTEMHEDDYSAKDIEVLEGLEPVRRRPGMYIGGTDENALHHLVAEILDNAMDEAVAGHATVIDLTLDTGNTVTVRDNGRGIPIDPHPKFKTLSALEVILTTLHSGGKFAGKAYATSGGLHGVGSSVVNALSATMEVEVARNRVLWRQSYARGKPMTPLIEVGATPNRRGTQIRFTPDEEIFGRLSFSPARLYRLCRSKAYLFRGVQIRWKCDPSLLKNSGKEDIPAEATLHFPGGLRDSLAEDIGETPLAVSQIWSGEADMKGDGQKENSTGGRVEWALAWLEGADGFVHSYCNTVPTPLGGTHEQGFRAALLKGLRAWGEQRGNKRASAITAEDIMGSLAAKLSAFVREPQFQGQTKEKLTSPEAVRLVESAMRDRFDHFMAGDPAGADNLLAYVIERAEERIRRREQKDTPRKSATRRLRLPGKLADCSSENAAETELFLVEGDSAGGSAKQARRRETQAVLPLRGKILNVASASADKLRQNQELKDLIEALGCGVGERFDIARLRYGRVIIMTDADVDGAHIASLLMTFFYRELPELVRRGHIYLAQPPLYRLTQGAISRYAMDDAELDRLMKSGFKKTGKIEVSRFKGLGEMPPAILKETTMDPARRVLLKVLTPPEDRARTGELVESLMGKKPELRFQFIQDNAPRAGDLDI, from the coding sequence ATGAACGATCTTTTTGGCGGCGCGAAATCCCCCCCTCCGTCTCAACGCGGCGCAAAGCAGCGGACGGAGATGCACGAGGATGATTACTCCGCCAAGGATATCGAAGTTCTGGAAGGTCTGGAGCCAGTTCGCCGCCGCCCCGGCATGTATATTGGTGGCACGGATGAAAACGCCCTGCACCACCTTGTTGCCGAAATTCTGGATAACGCGATGGATGAAGCCGTGGCCGGACATGCCACGGTCATTGATCTGACGCTCGATACCGGCAACACCGTGACCGTCCGCGATAACGGGCGTGGCATTCCGATCGATCCGCATCCGAAATTCAAGACTCTCAGTGCTCTGGAAGTCATTCTGACGACTTTGCACTCCGGCGGGAAATTCGCTGGCAAGGCATATGCCACCTCCGGCGGCCTGCATGGGGTCGGCAGCTCTGTCGTCAATGCCTTGTCCGCCACGATGGAGGTCGAGGTCGCACGCAACCGGGTGCTGTGGCGGCAAAGCTATGCACGCGGCAAGCCAATGACGCCGTTGATCGAGGTCGGCGCCACTCCGAACCGTCGGGGGACGCAAATTCGCTTCACCCCGGACGAAGAGATTTTCGGACGCCTCAGCTTCTCGCCCGCACGGCTTTACAGGCTGTGCCGGTCCAAAGCCTATCTGTTCCGCGGTGTGCAAATCCGCTGGAAATGCGATCCATCCCTGCTGAAAAACAGCGGCAAAGAAGACATTCCCGCCGAAGCAACCCTGCACTTTCCCGGCGGCCTGCGTGACAGTCTGGCCGAGGATATTGGCGAGACCCCGCTTGCCGTCTCCCAGATATGGTCCGGAGAAGCGGATATGAAGGGGGACGGACAAAAGGAAAACAGCACAGGCGGACGGGTTGAATGGGCGCTGGCCTGGCTGGAGGGCGCAGACGGTTTTGTCCACTCTTACTGCAATACAGTCCCGACTCCCCTTGGCGGCACACATGAGCAAGGATTTCGCGCAGCCCTTTTAAAGGGGCTGCGCGCCTGGGGAGAACAGCGCGGTAATAAACGCGCATCCGCCATTACCGCGGAAGACATCATGGGATCCCTGGCGGCCAAGCTGTCAGCCTTTGTGCGGGAGCCACAGTTTCAGGGCCAGACCAAGGAAAAACTGACCAGTCCGGAAGCGGTACGACTGGTTGAATCCGCAATGCGGGACCGCTTCGACCATTTTATGGCGGGCGATCCGGCCGGAGCGGATAATCTTCTTGCTTACGTCATCGAACGGGCGGAAGAGCGAATCCGGCGACGCGAGCAGAAAGACACGCCACGTAAATCAGCCACAAGACGGCTGCGTCTGCCCGGCAAACTGGCTGACTGTTCCAGCGAAAATGCCGCCGAAACCGAACTGTTTCTGGTTGAGGGCGACAGTGCGGGCGGATCAGCCAAGCAGGCCCGCCGGCGTGAAACACAGGCCGTACTGCCTCTGCGCGGCAAAATTCTCAACGTCGCCAGCGCATCCGCCGACAAATTACGACAGAATCAGGAACTTAAGGATCTGATCGAGGCGCTCGGCTGTGGGGTCGGGGAACGGTTTGACATTGCGCGGCTCCGCTATGGCCGCGTGATCATCATGACTGATGCCGATGTCGATGGCGCGCATATCGCCAGCCTGTTGATGACATTTTTCTACCGGGAATTGCCGGAACTGGTCCGTCGTGGACACATCTATCTGGCACAGCCGCCGCTATACCGTCTGACGCAAGGAGCCATCTCCCGCTATGCAATGGATGATGCGGAACTCGACAGGCTCATGAAATCCGGCTTCAAGAAAACTGGAAAAATCGAAGTCAGCCGCTTCAAGGGGCTCGGCGAAATGCCACCGGCCATTCTGAAGGAAACCACAATGGATCCCGCACGCCGGGTTCTGCTGAAAGTTCTGACGCCACCGGAAGATCGGGCACGGACAGGGGAACTGGTGGAAAGCCTGATGGGCAAGAAACCGGAACTGCGGTTTCAATTTATTCAGGACAACGCGCCCCGCGCAGGAGATCTGGATATTTGA
- the dps gene encoding DNA starvation/stationary phase protection protein Dps — translation MPDSNLAKAKSHAALTHKNHIDLQSNARKVSIELLNARLADAIDTALILKQAHWNIKGPQFIGVHELLDTLRTQVDDLVDKFAERVAVLGGTAFGTLQTVSATTSLPPYPTDIYTIKDHIVALVERFGLLANAVRKNIDDTDEAGDAGTSDLFTEASRAFDKSLWFLEAHIQEPSGF, via the coding sequence ATGCCGGATTCCAATCTCGCGAAGGCAAAAAGCCACGCCGCGCTGACTCACAAAAATCACATCGACCTTCAGTCCAATGCGCGCAAAGTCTCTATCGAGCTGCTGAACGCCCGTCTGGCGGATGCCATCGATACCGCGCTGATCCTGAAACAGGCCCATTGGAACATCAAAGGCCCGCAATTCATCGGCGTGCACGAACTGCTCGATACCCTGCGCACCCAGGTGGATGATCTGGTCGACAAATTTGCTGAACGCGTCGCAGTCCTCGGCGGCACCGCCTTTGGCACCCTGCAGACGGTCAGCGCCACAACTTCCCTGCCGCCCTATCCGACGGATATCTATACGATCAAAGACCACATTGTCGCACTGGTGGAACGGTTCGGTCTGTTGGCCAATGCGGTACGCAAAAACATCGACGATACCGATGAAGCCGGGGATGCAGGAACATCCGACCTGTTCACCGAGGCTTCGCGCGCCTTTGATAAGTCTCTGTGGTTCCTGGAAGCCCATATTCAGGAGCCAAGCGGCTTCTGA
- a CDS encoding HU family DNA-binding protein, which translates to MSKAFIAQVIQESADLTGVAANRTASDLITAIVKEMKKNGKFTLPSFGTFTVRKTKARKGLNPRTGEQIKVKAGKTVRFKASPNLKKSV; encoded by the coding sequence ATGTCTAAGGCTTTTATTGCCCAGGTTATTCAGGAAAGCGCTGATCTGACCGGCGTGGCGGCAAACCGCACGGCGAGCGATCTTATCACCGCGATCGTGAAGGAGATGAAGAAGAACGGCAAATTTACACTGCCGAGCTTTGGTACCTTTACTGTCAGGAAGACCAAGGCGCGCAAGGGTCTCAATCCGCGGACAGGTGAGCAGATCAAGGTCAAGGCTGGAAAGACAGTTCGTTTCAAGGCCTCTCCGAACCTGAAAAAATCTGTCTGA
- the def gene encoding peptide deformylase: MSETRTAELLPILIAPHKTLKTRARPVTAGDASLIRDLVPRMFATMYKAPGIGLAAPQIDSLLRLAVVDVSPDDQKAPLVLINPEIIARSEEMATREEGCLSLPNQYADVTRPARIKLRYEDLDGSRREMEADDLLATCIQHEIDHLDGILFVDHLSTLKRNMLMRRLAKEQRQNSGG; this comes from the coding sequence ATGTCAGAGACCCGCACGGCAGAGCTGCTGCCCATCCTTATTGCTCCGCACAAGACGCTGAAAACACGCGCCCGCCCCGTCACGGCCGGAGATGCCTCTCTCATACGTGATCTGGTGCCACGCATGTTCGCGACGATGTACAAAGCTCCCGGCATCGGCCTTGCCGCACCGCAGATTGATAGTCTGTTGCGGCTGGCAGTGGTGGATGTGTCCCCGGATGATCAGAAAGCACCGCTGGTGCTGATCAATCCGGAAATTATTGCCCGCAGCGAGGAAATGGCCACCCGTGAAGAGGGGTGCCTGTCCCTGCCCAACCAGTATGCAGATGTCACCCGTCCGGCACGGATCAAGCTGCGCTATGAGGATCTCGATGGCAGCAGACGAGAAATGGAGGCTGACGACCTCCTCGCCACCTGCATCCAGCATGAGATCGACCATCTGGACGGCATTCTGTTCGTGGATCATCTCTCGACCCTGAAACGCAATATGCTGATGCGCCGCCTTGCCAAGGAGCAGCGCCAGAACAGCGGGGGCTGA
- the truA gene encoding tRNA pseudouridine(38-40) synthase TruA has product MGFPEPPPGWTRYALRIEYDGTPFIGWQRQGTDDSAVDQGRPVSVQWVLEKAAARLAQDQAVASIVAGRTDAGVHAEAQVAQIDLPTRFPPERVREALNFHMKPYPVAILEAAYAPEGWNARFSAIGRSYRYLILNRRARPALMEGRVWHVAQPLDADAMDSAAKHLLGRHDFTSFRAAACQAKSPLRTLDRLDVRRNGDIISIIAEARSFLHHQVRNMVGTLKLVGDGRWTAEHISAALAACDRAKAGPTAPPDGLALTGVVYEQDPFT; this is encoded by the coding sequence ATGGGTTTTCCTGAGCCACCACCCGGATGGACCCGCTACGCGCTGCGGATCGAGTATGATGGCACCCCCTTCATCGGCTGGCAGCGACAGGGCACGGATGACAGCGCAGTGGATCAGGGACGGCCAGTTTCCGTGCAATGGGTGCTGGAAAAGGCTGCTGCCAGGCTGGCACAGGACCAGGCGGTCGCCAGTATCGTCGCGGGTCGCACCGATGCGGGGGTGCATGCGGAGGCTCAGGTCGCGCAGATAGACCTTCCCACCCGATTTCCCCCTGAGCGCGTACGGGAAGCCCTGAACTTCCATATGAAGCCTTACCCGGTGGCGATTCTGGAGGCTGCCTACGCACCGGAAGGCTGGAATGCCCGTTTTTCAGCGATTGGCCGATCCTATCGTTACCTGATTCTCAACCGCCGTGCGCGGCCAGCGCTGATGGAAGGGCGCGTCTGGCACGTTGCCCAGCCGCTGGATGCCGATGCCATGGATAGTGCGGCCAAGCATCTGCTGGGGCGTCACGATTTCACCTCATTCCGTGCCGCAGCTTGTCAGGCCAAAAGCCCGCTGCGCACTCTCGACCGGCTGGATGTGCGCCGTAATGGCGATATCATCAGCATCATCGCAGAAGCCCGCAGCTTCCTGCATCATCAGGTACGCAACATGGTGGGAACGCTGAAACTGGTCGGCGACGGACGCTGGACAGCAGAGCATATTTCCGCTGCGCTTGCTGCCTGTGACCGCGCCAAAGCCGGACCAACCGCACCACCGGACGGGCTGGCCCTGACCGGAGTAGTCTATGAACAGGACCCGTTTACGTGA